The following are encoded together in the Bacillus sp. V2I10 genome:
- a CDS encoding acyl-CoA carboxylase subunit beta, with amino-acid sequence MLKTDELVKILKEKTAEIEAGGQPKYHEKLQQQGKLFVRERLNRLFDNGQYTEDGKFANNQAGDLPSDGVVTAIGKINNQTVCVMANDSTIKAGSWGARTVEKIIRIQETAEKLKVPLLYLVDSAGARITDQIDMFPNRRGAGKIFYNQVKLSGMIPQICLLFGPSAAGGAYIPAFCDIVIMVEGNASMYLGSPRMAEKVIGEKVSLEEMGGARMHCSVSGCGDVLVKKEDEAILEARRYLTYFPQNYQHASIPAEPVAPKQGRRLSEIVPENQNAPFDMYECIDSLIDAGSFFEIKRLFAPEIITGFARMDGKAVAIIANQPRVKGGVLFVDSADKAAKFMQLADAFHIPLLFLADVPGFMIGTKVERAGIIRHGAKMIAAMSSATVPKISVIVRKAYGAGLYAMAGPAFETDCVIALPTAQIAVMGPEAAVNAIYSNKINEIEDPKERMKFVLQKQQEYKENIDIYKLASEMIVDDIVSADELREELISRFSLYETKQLSFSERKHPVYPV; translated from the coding sequence ATGTTGAAAACGGATGAACTGGTCAAAATCCTGAAGGAGAAAACAGCTGAAATTGAAGCTGGCGGACAGCCTAAATATCACGAAAAGCTTCAGCAGCAGGGTAAATTGTTTGTAAGAGAAAGACTTAACCGTCTATTTGATAATGGACAATACACAGAGGATGGGAAGTTTGCCAATAACCAGGCAGGCGACCTTCCATCTGACGGCGTCGTTACAGCGATCGGGAAAATTAATAACCAAACCGTTTGCGTAATGGCAAATGATTCTACTATAAAAGCAGGCTCATGGGGAGCAAGAACGGTTGAAAAAATCATCCGCATCCAGGAGACTGCTGAAAAATTGAAAGTTCCATTGCTTTATCTGGTGGACTCAGCCGGAGCGAGAATAACGGACCAGATTGACATGTTTCCAAATCGCCGCGGTGCAGGGAAAATCTTTTATAACCAGGTCAAATTGTCAGGCATGATTCCTCAAATCTGTCTTCTGTTTGGTCCTTCAGCAGCAGGCGGAGCATATATCCCGGCATTTTGCGACATTGTCATTATGGTTGAAGGCAACGCCTCCATGTATTTGGGATCACCACGCATGGCAGAGAAAGTCATTGGCGAAAAAGTTTCTCTTGAAGAAATGGGCGGAGCGAGAATGCACTGCTCTGTAAGCGGCTGCGGCGATGTCCTTGTAAAGAAAGAAGATGAAGCCATATTAGAGGCGAGAAGATACTTAACTTATTTTCCGCAAAATTATCAGCATGCCTCCATACCTGCAGAACCAGTTGCTCCGAAGCAGGGCAGAAGGCTGTCTGAAATTGTTCCGGAAAATCAGAATGCGCCATTTGATATGTATGAGTGCATCGACTCTCTCATAGATGCGGGAAGCTTTTTTGAAATCAAACGATTATTCGCCCCTGAAATAATCACAGGCTTTGCCCGGATGGACGGGAAGGCAGTTGCGATCATTGCAAATCAGCCGCGAGTGAAAGGCGGCGTTTTATTCGTAGATTCAGCAGATAAAGCAGCGAAGTTTATGCAGCTTGCGGATGCGTTTCATATCCCATTATTATTCCTTGCGGATGTGCCGGGATTCATGATTGGCACTAAGGTAGAAAGAGCGGGAATTATCCGTCACGGCGCAAAGATGATCGCTGCCATGAGCTCTGCTACGGTCCCAAAAATCTCCGTTATCGTGAGAAAAGCATATGGCGCAGGACTATATGCCATGGCAGGACCGGCTTTTGAAACGGATTGCGTCATTGCTCTTCCTACAGCTCAAATAGCTGTTATGGGTCCCGAAGCTGCAGTTAATGCTATTTATTCAAATAAAATTAATGAAATCGAAGATCCGAAGGAGAGAATGAAATTCGTCCTTCAAAAACAGCAGGAGTATAAAGAAAACATTGATATTTATAAGCTTGCATCTGAAATGATTGTAGACGACATTGTTTCTGCAGATGAGCTTAGAGAAGAACTGATTTCCCGCTTCTCTTTATATGAAACAAAACAGCTTTCATTCAGCGAACGGAAGCATCCGGTTTATCCGGTTTAA
- the rsmH gene encoding 16S rRNA (cytosine(1402)-N(4))-methyltransferase RsmH: MFQHKTVLLRETVDGLNIKEDGVYVDCTLGGAGHSSYLLSKLSKDGHLFAFDQDDAALSHAKELLADYAGQVTFIKSNFRYLKEELEQLGVTEVDGILFDLGVSSPQLDTPERGFSYHHDAPLDMRMDQHASISAFDVVNHWTYEELVKIFFRYGEEKFSKQVARKIEAAREKQPIQTTGELVELIKDAIPAPARRKGGHPAKRIFQAIRIAVNDELKVFEEAIGQAVDLIKPGGRVSVITFHSLEDRICKTAFKQAAALPELPPNLPVIPDEFKPKVKLITRKPIVPSDEELEENNRARSAKLRILEKL, from the coding sequence ATGTTTCAACATAAAACAGTATTATTGCGTGAAACAGTAGACGGATTAAACATTAAAGAAGACGGTGTATATGTAGACTGCACATTAGGGGGAGCAGGTCACAGCTCTTATCTGCTGTCCAAGCTATCAAAGGATGGTCACCTCTTCGCTTTTGACCAGGATGATGCAGCCCTCTCGCATGCAAAAGAACTGCTTGCAGACTATGCGGGACAGGTTACATTTATAAAAAGCAATTTCAGGTATTTAAAAGAAGAACTTGAACAGTTAGGTGTTACTGAGGTTGACGGCATTCTGTTTGACCTCGGCGTATCATCGCCGCAATTAGATACACCTGAGAGAGGCTTCAGCTATCATCACGACGCACCTCTTGATATGAGAATGGACCAGCATGCCAGCATTTCCGCATTTGATGTGGTGAATCACTGGACATATGAAGAACTGGTCAAAATTTTCTTCCGTTATGGTGAAGAAAAATTCTCAAAGCAGGTAGCGAGAAAAATAGAAGCAGCCAGAGAAAAACAGCCGATCCAAACTACAGGAGAGCTCGTGGAATTAATTAAAGATGCAATTCCAGCTCCAGCAAGAAGAAAAGGCGGGCACCCTGCCAAACGGATTTTTCAGGCGATCCGAATTGCGGTAAATGATGAACTGAAAGTATTTGAAGAAGCCATTGGACAAGCTGTCGACCTTATTAAACCCGGCGGCAGAGTCAGCGTCATAACGTTCCATTCATTGGAAGACAGAATCTGCAAGACGGCCTTTAAACAAGCTGCTGCATTACCGGAACTGCCTCCTAACTTGCCGGTTATACCGGATGAATTTAAACCGAAAGTGAAACTGATCACAAGAAAACCAATCGTGCCATCAGACGAAGAGCTAGAAGAAAACAATCGAGCAAGATCAGCTAAACTTAGAATCCTAGAAAAACTATAA
- the mraZ gene encoding division/cell wall cluster transcriptional repressor MraZ — protein MFMGEYHHTIDAKGRMIVPAKFREELGETFVITRGLDQCLFGYPMSEWKLIEDKLKALPLTKKDARAFTRFFFSGAVECELDKQGRINLAAPLLQYAKLEKECVVIGVSNRIELWDKAIWDTYVTEQEDSFAEIAENMIGFDI, from the coding sequence ATGTTCATGGGTGAATATCATCATACGATTGATGCAAAAGGCCGCATGATCGTTCCTGCCAAGTTCCGGGAAGAGCTCGGAGAAACTTTCGTCATCACAAGAGGACTTGATCAATGTTTGTTCGGTTATCCAATGAGCGAGTGGAAATTGATCGAAGATAAACTTAAAGCTCTCCCATTAACAAAAAAAGACGCACGTGCATTCACTCGGTTTTTCTTTTCTGGGGCTGTAGAATGCGAGCTCGACAAGCAAGGCCGCATTAATTTAGCTGCACCGCTTTTGCAATATGCAAAGCTTGAAAAAGAATGTGTTGTTATCGGAGTATCAAATCGGATCGAGTTATGGGATAAAGCAATTTGGGATACATATGTGACTGAACAAGAAGATTCATTTGCCGAAATTGCTGAAAATATGATTGGTTTTGATATATAA
- the ftsL gene encoding cell division protein FtsL: protein MSNLAVKLQQQRQEQHKQMPEQQQTVVITRRPTITVGEKVLIVAFLSVLLFAAIQIVTNSVTVYQSNIEIQKVEAKIQDQQRINSDLTVQVKELSTYERIWAKAKELGLELNPKNVKVVNE, encoded by the coding sequence ATGAGTAATTTAGCAGTTAAATTACAGCAGCAGAGGCAAGAGCAGCATAAACAAATGCCCGAGCAGCAGCAAACGGTCGTCATTACAAGAAGACCAACCATAACAGTAGGGGAAAAAGTGCTTATCGTCGCTTTCTTATCTGTCCTCTTATTTGCAGCCATCCAAATCGTAACGAACAGTGTAACAGTCTACCAGTCAAATATTGAAATTCAGAAGGTTGAGGCCAAAATACAGGATCAGCAAAGAATCAATTCTGACTTAACAGTCCAAGTAAAAGAATTAAGCACATATGAACGCATCTGGGCAAAAGCTAAAGAGCTTGGATTAGAACTTAATCCAAAAAATGTGAAAGTTGTTAATGAATAA
- a CDS encoding N-acetyltransferase translates to MFKVEKLLINYKTLEEFKKFKEYGLQELSMLDDLQDNIIENDSNSPFYGIYFGEKLVARMSLYRVDKKFDEYFDPKQDYLELWKLEVLPDYKRKGYGTALVEYAKSYGVPIKTNPRVKSGEFWSRMGFESVTYDMERDKGENPLVWYPEGVSEQRGESA, encoded by the coding sequence ATGTTTAAGGTAGAAAAATTGCTTATTAATTATAAGACATTAGAGGAATTCAAAAAATTTAAAGAATATGGACTGCAGGAGCTGTCCATGCTTGATGATCTTCAGGATAATATCATAGAAAATGATAGTAATTCGCCATTCTACGGCATTTACTTCGGCGAAAAACTAGTTGCCCGTATGAGTCTGTACCGGGTCGATAAAAAGTTCGACGAATATTTTGACCCAAAACAGGATTACCTGGAATTATGGAAGCTTGAAGTGCTTCCTGATTATAAACGAAAAGGCTATGGCACGGCACTTGTTGAATACGCGAAGTCTTACGGCGTTCCAATCAAAACCAACCCAAGAGTAAAGTCAGGTGAATTCTGGTCCAGAATGGGATTTGAGTCCGTCACTTATGACATGGAGCGGGATAAGGGAGAAAATCCTCTTGTCTGGTATCCTGAAGGCGTTTCTGAACAAAGAGGCGAATCTGCATAA
- a CDS encoding DUF3397 family protein, producing the protein MIVIDSIVSIFAFAVSLPLFSFFLLFLLFLVLTTSKKRALLLAADIAVILFIFSIYFKLLTLSQTAFYGGLFFVCLLIVFTGLLILIRSQSSISLSIAFKKCWRFSFLLLLPISTFLTIYGIISGILEYL; encoded by the coding sequence ATGATTGTGATTGATTCTATTGTCAGCATTTTTGCATTTGCTGTTTCACTTCCGCTGTTCAGTTTTTTTCTTCTTTTTCTTCTTTTTCTTGTTTTGACAACCAGCAAAAAAAGAGCCTTGCTGCTTGCTGCTGACATTGCTGTGATTTTATTTATATTCTCAATTTATTTCAAACTGCTAACATTATCGCAAACTGCTTTTTACGGCGGATTATTTTTCGTCTGCCTCCTCATCGTGTTTACAGGTCTGCTCATCCTGATCCGATCACAATCGTCCATTTCATTATCAATTGCATTTAAAAAATGCTGGCGGTTCTCTTTTTTGCTTTTGCTGCCGATCTCCACGTTTCTTACTATATATGGAATCATTTCCGGAATCCTTGAATATCTGTAA
- a CDS encoding acetyl-CoA carboxylase biotin carboxyl carrier protein subunit, whose product MIEIKASMAGTVLNVLVAAGDEVTAGQDVIMLESMKMEIPLDSPENGVVEEVKAEAGDFVNEGDVLIILKA is encoded by the coding sequence ATGATCGAAATAAAAGCAAGTATGGCAGGAACAGTATTAAATGTATTAGTGGCAGCAGGGGACGAAGTAACGGCTGGACAAGATGTGATCATGCTTGAATCAATGAAAATGGAAATACCTTTAGACAGCCCTGAAAACGGCGTTGTGGAGGAAGTAAAAGCTGAAGCCGGCGATTTCGTTAATGAGGGCGATGTATTAATCATTTTAAAAGCTTAA
- a CDS encoding 2-dehydropantoate 2-reductase, which produces MEIGIIGSGAVGLLSAAYLSKNNDVTLYTRRKEQAELINAAGISLVKGNQETISLNLRAEEKPAYKEPLLIVTVKQYQLDDILNALKKSPSKTVLFLQNGMSHIPLLQTLTAHRVFVGTVEHGALKLSDNTVKHTGFGCIKVSPLFPVERLKELPILQMQIDHFPFEYVGDWKYMMSRKLLVNACINPLTALLRVPNGELASNPMFNKMTENVFHEAMKVLALEKGQEEWEHVMAICRNTAQNRSSMLKDIEEGRMTEIDGIIGYLINQAKTKKLEVPVLHFIYQAIRGMEG; this is translated from the coding sequence ATGGAGATAGGAATTATCGGTTCAGGAGCGGTAGGATTACTTAGTGCCGCATATTTAAGCAAGAACAATGATGTAACGCTTTATACAAGGCGAAAAGAGCAGGCAGAGCTTATCAATGCTGCAGGAATAAGTTTAGTCAAGGGAAATCAAGAGACCATATCTTTAAATCTTAGAGCTGAAGAAAAACCAGCTTATAAAGAACCGCTTTTAATTGTAACAGTCAAACAATATCAGCTGGATGACATTTTGAATGCCTTGAAAAAAAGTCCGTCTAAAACGGTTCTTTTTCTGCAAAATGGCATGTCTCATATCCCTTTGCTTCAAACTCTGACAGCCCATCGGGTATTTGTGGGCACTGTGGAGCATGGTGCATTAAAACTGAGTGACAACACCGTTAAGCATACAGGTTTCGGATGCATTAAGGTCAGCCCATTGTTTCCAGTTGAAAGGTTAAAGGAGCTGCCTATCCTGCAGATGCAAATAGATCATTTTCCTTTTGAATATGTCGGAGACTGGAAGTATATGATGTCGCGGAAACTGCTTGTGAATGCTTGCATTAATCCGCTGACTGCTTTATTGCGGGTTCCTAATGGCGAGCTTGCCTCAAATCCCATGTTTAACAAAATGACAGAGAATGTATTTCATGAGGCAATGAAAGTATTGGCTCTTGAGAAAGGACAAGAAGAATGGGAGCATGTAATGGCCATATGCAGGAATACGGCTCAAAATCGTTCATCTATGCTAAAAGACATAGAAGAAGGCAGAATGACGGAAATCGATGGAATCATTGGCTACTTAATCAATCAGGCAAAAACAAAGAAGCTTGAAGTTCCTGTACTTCATTTCATATATCAAGCCATTAGGGGGATGGAGGGATGA
- a CDS encoding acetyl/propionyl/methylcrotonyl-CoA carboxylase subunit alpha has protein sequence MKKILIANRGEIALRIIKTCKKMGIETVVIFSDADAELPFVKEADYAFRIGEAPVSKSYLLKDEILNIAVREQVDGIHPGYGFLSENTEFAQAAEGKGIKFIGPSSETMALMGDKVAARKTMKEALVPVVPGSVTGISTIEEACSFAAEIGYPVMLKASGGGGGIGMQRCDNEAALMKCFASTKTRAKAYFGNDEVFIEKFIADARHIEIQLFGDHHGNVVHMFERDCSVQRRNQKVVEESPSPHLSGETRAKMCEAAVAAAKHVGYINAGTIEFIVDDKENFYFLEMNTRLQVEHRVTEGVTGLDLVELQIRTAAGTELPFTQEEITKNGHSIQFRLYAEDPVKFIPSPGLIKAFTFNETDGVIVDCAYIEGNTVTPFYDPLVAKIIVNGESREETIEKARTFLNEMKIEGIKTNLPLFINILSNEQFNQGRYSTSFLQTAVFA, from the coding sequence TTGAAGAAGATTTTAATTGCAAACCGGGGAGAAATTGCGCTTCGGATTATCAAAACATGCAAAAAAATGGGGATTGAAACAGTCGTCATTTTTTCTGATGCCGATGCTGAACTGCCTTTTGTTAAAGAAGCAGACTATGCCTTTAGAATAGGTGAAGCTCCTGTGTCGAAGTCTTATTTATTAAAGGATGAAATTTTAAATATTGCTGTCCGGGAACAAGTGGATGGCATCCACCCAGGATATGGATTCTTATCTGAAAATACGGAGTTTGCTCAGGCAGCAGAAGGAAAAGGAATCAAGTTTATTGGTCCGAGTTCTGAAACAATGGCTCTAATGGGGGACAAAGTAGCAGCAAGAAAAACAATGAAAGAAGCTCTCGTACCTGTTGTTCCCGGCAGTGTCACCGGCATTTCAACGATCGAGGAAGCCTGTTCGTTTGCAGCAGAAATCGGCTACCCGGTTATGCTAAAAGCAAGCGGAGGCGGAGGCGGGATCGGCATGCAGCGGTGTGACAATGAAGCTGCCCTTATGAAATGTTTTGCCTCAACAAAAACAAGAGCAAAAGCATACTTCGGAAACGATGAAGTTTTTATAGAAAAATTTATTGCAGATGCAAGGCACATTGAAATTCAATTATTTGGAGATCATCATGGAAATGTTGTTCACATGTTTGAGCGTGACTGCTCGGTTCAGCGCAGAAACCAAAAAGTGGTTGAAGAATCTCCTTCTCCCCACTTATCCGGGGAGACAAGGGCTAAGATGTGTGAAGCAGCAGTTGCGGCAGCAAAGCATGTAGGATACATAAACGCAGGAACGATTGAGTTTATTGTTGATGATAAAGAGAACTTTTATTTTCTTGAAATGAATACTAGACTGCAAGTAGAACACAGGGTAACAGAAGGTGTGACCGGGCTTGATCTTGTTGAACTTCAAATTCGGACTGCAGCAGGAACTGAGCTTCCTTTTACACAAGAGGAAATTACGAAAAATGGACATTCTATTCAATTTAGACTTTATGCCGAGGATCCTGTGAAGTTCATTCCGTCACCCGGATTAATTAAAGCGTTTACATTCAATGAAACAGATGGGGTCATTGTGGATTGTGCCTATATAGAAGGGAATACGGTTACACCTTTTTATGACCCCCTCGTGGCAAAAATCATTGTAAACGGCGAAAGCCGCGAGGAAACCATTGAAAAAGCACGGACCTTTTTAAATGAAATGAAAATAGAAGGAATTAAAACGAACCTTCCATTATTCATCAATATTTTGTCAAATGAACAATTTAACCAGGGAAGGTACAGCACATCTTTTCTGCAAACAGCGGTTTTCGCTTAA
- a CDS encoding penicillin-binding protein, giving the protein MTQPKNINMNRGAAILTLIFALLFFVLIIRFLYLQTTGEVNGEILAARAQEQYERKRGIEANRGSILDRRGEVIAQDTSTYTLVAVLDDSMTTSPKKPKHVIEPEETAEKLAPLLDMEESEVSDILSKDAFQVEFGSAGRNISHSLKVKIEKMNLPGIGFIRDTHRYYPNGTFASHIIGYAQRDEESKNTVGMFGIEKSLDKYLQEKDGYKVYEGDKQGFKLPNGEEKIVAPDNGNNVYLTIDQKIQTFLEDAMNEAAEEYEPEKIIGIVADPKTGKILAMGQRPSFNPNVRDINNYYNDAVAYPFEPGSTMKIFTLAAAIEEGVFNRNELYQSGAYKVEGGRIRDHNKTGWGTISFLEGVQRSSNVAMAILAKEKLGPDRFMQYMNKFGLNEKTGIDLPNEANGKFNYKYDIEKVTTAFGQGSTVTPIQQVQAATAIANGGKMMKPYIIDKIVDVDHDKVVKQNKPEVAGTPISEKTSKEVLDILETVVSSEKGTGRLYQIEGYEVAGKTGTAQIAGSDGKYLSGRDNFIFSFLGMAPKEDPELLVYVAVQQPELKDTETGSMPVSSIFNTVMKNSLQYLKIQPSEEALEQPKKTETETGAEVPSFVGEDSASAEKLLNANNVQPLILGSGNEIVAQYPEAGTNMIVNERVFLQTDGKVAMPDLKGWSSRDVMKLANFLDLDLKLKGNGYVVSQNLTENETVKENDQLIVKLESPKQPSSGENEQAEEEEEEDEAE; this is encoded by the coding sequence ATGACACAGCCGAAAAATATCAATATGAACAGAGGAGCAGCAATATTAACTTTAATATTTGCATTGCTCTTTTTTGTCTTAATCATCAGATTCCTGTATTTACAGACAACAGGTGAAGTAAACGGGGAAATACTTGCAGCCCGCGCTCAAGAGCAATATGAGCGTAAGCGCGGCATTGAGGCGAATCGGGGATCCATTTTGGACAGAAGAGGAGAAGTCATTGCTCAAGATACGTCAACGTATACTTTGGTTGCTGTTCTTGATGACAGCATGACGACAAGCCCCAAAAAACCCAAGCATGTAATTGAACCGGAAGAAACAGCTGAAAAACTTGCTCCATTGCTTGATATGGAAGAGAGTGAAGTCAGTGACATTTTATCGAAGGATGCTTTTCAGGTAGAGTTTGGTTCTGCCGGAAGAAACATAAGCCATTCATTAAAAGTAAAGATTGAGAAAATGAATCTTCCGGGTATCGGATTTATCAGAGACACCCACCGGTATTACCCCAACGGCACATTCGCCTCACATATTATCGGGTATGCCCAAAGAGACGAAGAATCAAAGAATACGGTAGGCATGTTTGGAATTGAGAAAAGTCTTGATAAATATCTTCAAGAAAAAGATGGCTACAAAGTATATGAGGGAGATAAACAAGGATTTAAACTCCCAAATGGAGAAGAAAAAATAGTAGCTCCTGATAACGGAAACAATGTATATCTGACGATTGACCAAAAGATTCAAACATTCCTTGAAGATGCCATGAATGAAGCAGCAGAAGAATATGAACCTGAGAAGATTATCGGAATTGTGGCCGATCCTAAAACTGGGAAGATTCTTGCAATGGGGCAGCGCCCAAGCTTTAATCCGAATGTCCGCGATATCAACAATTATTATAATGATGCCGTTGCTTATCCATTCGAGCCAGGCTCGACGATGAAAATTTTCACGCTGGCAGCTGCAATTGAAGAAGGCGTATTTAACCGCAATGAACTGTATCAGTCAGGTGCATATAAAGTGGAAGGCGGAAGAATACGCGATCATAATAAAACAGGCTGGGGAACGATTTCCTTCTTAGAAGGTGTGCAGCGTTCGTCCAATGTAGCGATGGCCATCCTTGCGAAGGAAAAGCTCGGTCCAGATCGATTCATGCAGTATATGAACAAGTTCGGACTAAATGAAAAGACCGGAATTGATCTGCCAAACGAAGCAAATGGTAAGTTTAACTATAAGTATGATATTGAAAAAGTAACGACTGCATTTGGCCAAGGTTCAACAGTGACGCCGATTCAGCAGGTGCAGGCAGCAACTGCAATCGCAAATGGCGGAAAAATGATGAAGCCTTATATCATTGATAAAATTGTTGACGTTGATCATGACAAAGTGGTGAAGCAAAATAAGCCTGAAGTTGCGGGAACACCTATTTCTGAAAAGACTTCAAAAGAAGTGCTGGATATTTTGGAAACAGTGGTAAGTTCAGAAAAAGGCACCGGCAGACTGTACCAGATTGAAGGGTATGAAGTTGCCGGAAAGACAGGAACGGCACAAATAGCAGGAAGTGACGGGAAATACTTAAGCGGCCGGGATAACTTCATTTTTTCATTCCTTGGAATGGCTCCAAAAGAAGATCCAGAGCTACTTGTTTATGTTGCTGTCCAGCAGCCAGAGCTGAAAGACACAGAAACAGGATCTATGCCTGTATCATCCATTTTTAATACCGTAATGAAAAACAGCTTGCAGTATTTGAAAATCCAGCCTTCTGAGGAAGCTCTGGAACAGCCTAAGAAAACGGAAACTGAAACTGGAGCAGAAGTGCCGTCCTTTGTCGGGGAAGATTCAGCATCAGCAGAAAAACTGCTGAATGCAAACAATGTTCAGCCGCTTATTCTTGGATCGGGAAATGAAATTGTTGCTCAATATCCAGAAGCGGGCACAAACATGATTGTCAATGAACGTGTGTTTTTACAGACAGATGGCAAAGTCGCGATGCCGGACCTTAAAGGCTGGTCATCCCGGGATGTCATGAAGCTAGCTAATTTTCTAGATCTTGACCTTAAATTAAAAGGAAACGGCTATGTTGTTTCTCAAAATTTAACGGAAAATGAGACTGTAAAAGAGAACGATCAATTAATTGTAAAGCTTGAAAGTCCCAAACAGCCAAGCAGCGGAGAAAATGAACAGGCTGAAGAGGAAGAAGAAGAAGATGAAGCTGAGTAG
- the bshC gene encoding bacillithiol biosynthesis cysteine-adding enzyme BshC — protein sequence MEITELSLRHTNRLVEDLVHARLNTVDYFDYQITNDDVYEKRMNDLKNRTFAREELSDYLLSYHQKHFPENHAVTDNIKRLKQPDSLVVVGGQQAGLLTGPLYTIHKIISILVLSKQQEDKLSVPVIPIFWVAGEDHDFAEINHLYVSQNQVIKKKAIKHAQTEKIPVYYKELDQTECWNWICSIFETYGETDYTNTLMESLKQTLSTSKTYTQFFEKLTYEMFSGYGLVIMNSSDPDLRKMESVFFQQFIRKNEEFSEALAAQQEFMRSVGYQPIIETEATSANLFYHHENNERSLLHRSKDKTYSVEEKLSFTEEDLRHLAEQNPEKLSNNVVTRPLMQECILPTLAFIAGPGELVYWAELKRVFQVLGFEMPPVVPRLNITLLERSIETDMQDVEIGIEDVFTRGVENARKEWVSKKEPSQMPPKIEETKKQFEQIHRELRESALSIDASLEPFLMKNAYFIQAQLDLLESHIDKKIQQKHRAEMDKFTRIGKSLKPNDGFQERTWNIYYYLNKYGPNFLDEIVQLRYSFNNHHKIVKI from the coding sequence ATGGAGATTACTGAACTCTCCCTGCGCCACACAAACCGTCTTGTGGAAGATTTGGTTCATGCAAGGCTAAATACGGTGGATTACTTTGATTATCAGATTACAAATGATGATGTCTATGAAAAGAGAATGAACGATTTAAAAAATAGAACATTTGCTCGGGAAGAATTATCTGATTACCTTTTATCCTATCATCAGAAACACTTTCCTGAAAATCACGCAGTGACCGATAACATTAAACGGCTGAAACAGCCTGACAGCCTTGTAGTAGTGGGCGGACAGCAGGCAGGTTTATTGACAGGTCCTCTCTATACAATACATAAGATTATTTCCATTCTCGTGCTTTCAAAGCAGCAGGAAGATAAGCTGTCTGTTCCTGTTATCCCGATTTTCTGGGTTGCAGGCGAGGACCATGATTTTGCGGAAATCAATCATTTGTATGTATCGCAAAATCAAGTCATAAAAAAGAAAGCCATCAAACACGCACAAACCGAAAAAATCCCTGTTTATTATAAAGAACTGGATCAGACAGAATGCTGGAATTGGATTTGCTCTATTTTTGAAACGTATGGTGAAACAGATTATACAAACACGCTGATGGAAAGTCTCAAACAAACATTAAGTACATCAAAAACCTATACTCAATTTTTTGAAAAGCTTACATATGAAATGTTTTCTGGGTACGGACTTGTCATCATGAACTCCTCTGACCCTGACTTAAGGAAGATGGAATCGGTATTTTTCCAGCAGTTTATCAGAAAAAATGAAGAATTCTCAGAGGCGCTTGCTGCACAGCAGGAGTTTATGAGATCAGTTGGCTATCAGCCGATCATTGAAACAGAAGCGACAAGTGCAAATCTATTTTATCATCATGAAAATAACGAACGTTCTTTGCTTCATCGTTCAAAAGATAAAACATATTCAGTAGAAGAAAAATTATCTTTTACTGAAGAAGATCTGAGGCACCTTGCCGAACAAAATCCTGAAAAGCTGAGCAACAATGTTGTCACAAGACCGTTAATGCAGGAGTGTATCCTTCCGACCCTGGCGTTTATTGCCGGTCCTGGGGAGCTTGTGTATTGGGCGGAATTGAAAAGAGTCTTTCAGGTTTTAGGTTTTGAAATGCCGCCTGTGGTACCGAGACTAAATATAACATTATTGGAAAGATCCATTGAAACAGATATGCAGGATGTGGAGATCGGGATTGAAGATGTCTTTACACGAGGTGTGGAAAATGCACGGAAAGAGTGGGTCTCAAAAAAAGAACCTTCTCAAATGCCGCCTAAAATTGAGGAGACAAAAAAGCAGTTCGAACAGATTCACCGTGAACTGCGGGAGTCAGCTCTCTCAATTGACGCAAGTTTAGAGCCCTTTTTAATGAAAAATGCGTATTTTATTCAAGCTCAGCTGGATTTATTGGAATCTCACATCGACAAGAAGATTCAACAAAAACATCGGGCGGAAATGGATAAATTCACAAGAATCGGGAAATCTCTCAAACCAAATGACGGTTTTCAGGAGAGAACCTGGAATATTTACTACTATCTGAATAAATATGGTCCAAATTTTTTAGACGAAATCGTGCAGCTTCGCTATTCTTTTAACAATCATCATAAAATTGTCAAAATTTAA